From Polyangiaceae bacterium, a single genomic window includes:
- a CDS encoding histidine phosphatase family protein, giving the protein MSQLFLVRHGQASFLAADYDELSSHGRAQSRALGVFWKQQGLRLDRVICGPRRRQRDTALECLEVFAPELRDQLEEERAFDEHPGEFLLKDCFQAVMDADPEVGKLAQAVAAAADRKARARATELVLQRTMRLWSRGAFATGELETWQAFRERLAAALERITSAPGSGQNVAVFSSGGAIGALIAGILGVREEAALELGYAVQNTSVSELRYSGAQRVTLSRFNSLAHLPDPESWTYR; this is encoded by the coding sequence ATGAGCCAACTGTTCTTGGTCCGTCACGGCCAGGCCTCGTTCCTGGCGGCGGACTACGATGAGCTGTCTTCCCACGGGCGCGCGCAGTCGCGGGCGCTGGGTGTTTTCTGGAAGCAACAGGGCCTGCGCTTGGACCGTGTGATTTGCGGCCCACGACGCCGCCAGCGTGACACTGCGCTCGAGTGTCTGGAGGTGTTTGCTCCGGAGCTTCGCGACCAGTTGGAGGAAGAGCGCGCGTTCGACGAACATCCCGGCGAGTTCCTGCTGAAGGACTGTTTCCAAGCGGTAATGGATGCCGACCCAGAGGTTGGCAAGCTGGCTCAGGCGGTGGCGGCCGCGGCGGACCGCAAGGCGCGAGCACGGGCAACCGAGCTGGTCTTACAGCGCACCATGCGGTTGTGGTCTCGCGGCGCGTTTGCCACCGGGGAGCTCGAGACCTGGCAGGCGTTTCGCGAGCGCTTGGCGGCTGCGCTCGAACGCATCACTTCGGCACCAGGCAGCGGCCAGAACGTGGCGGTGTTCAGCTCCGGAGGCGCGATTGGTGCGCTGATCGCTGGGATTTTGGGGGTGAGGGAAGAGGCCGCGCTGGAACTGGGGTACGCCGTCCAGAACACGAGCGTCAGCGAGCTGCGCTACTCGGGCGCACAGCGGGTTACCCTCAGTCGCTTCAATTCCCTAGCGCACTTGCCGGACCCTGAGTCCTGGACCTACCGCTAG
- a CDS encoding DUF72 domain-containing protein codes for MSDRQLSLFDEPEPPGLDTSADAALMSQLGETVRMGTSSWTFPGWAGVVYAGHPSERELMQRGLAEYARHPLFRTVGIDRSYYRPLVEKDLREYSEQLPRGFRCLHKVYGRITSAVDPRTREANPDFFNVKLLEQEVLGPLERHFADHLGPLVFELMPLHQPELPSDERFIEKLGGFLRRLPRGFHYAIELRNRELLLPEYIELLHRHGVSHVFNFWERMPKLGEQLALPGLLEAGDVAVSRLMIPPGKRYMKRKETLAPFDELRDPQPGMRRDVMELVLATERLGKVVYIIANNKAEGCSPLTLRALAEELVRRAIARPAEADGGRAG; via the coding sequence GTGAGCGATCGCCAACTCAGCCTGTTCGACGAACCGGAGCCGCCGGGACTCGATACCTCCGCTGACGCGGCGCTGATGTCTCAGCTTGGAGAGACCGTGCGCATGGGCACCTCGTCTTGGACATTTCCAGGCTGGGCGGGGGTCGTCTACGCGGGGCATCCGAGCGAGCGTGAACTCATGCAGCGCGGCCTGGCGGAGTATGCTCGTCACCCGCTGTTTCGCACCGTGGGCATCGACCGCTCCTACTATCGCCCACTGGTCGAGAAGGATCTGCGCGAGTACTCCGAACAGTTGCCGCGCGGATTCCGCTGCTTGCACAAGGTGTACGGTCGGATCACGAGCGCCGTGGACCCGCGCACCCGCGAGGCGAACCCCGATTTTTTCAATGTGAAGCTCTTGGAGCAGGAGGTGCTGGGACCGCTCGAACGACACTTTGCGGACCACCTGGGGCCGCTGGTGTTCGAGTTGATGCCGCTTCATCAACCCGAGCTACCCAGTGACGAGCGCTTCATCGAGAAGCTCGGCGGCTTCCTGCGGCGCTTGCCGCGAGGTTTTCACTACGCGATCGAGCTCAGAAATCGCGAGCTTCTGCTGCCCGAGTACATCGAGCTCCTGCATCGCCACGGCGTGAGCCATGTGTTCAACTTCTGGGAGCGCATGCCGAAGCTAGGCGAACAGCTGGCTCTGCCCGGTTTGCTCGAAGCCGGCGACGTGGCCGTCTCGCGGCTGATGATTCCTCCGGGAAAACGCTACATGAAGCGCAAGGAAACGTTGGCCCCTTTCGACGAGCTTCGGGATCCTCAGCCGGGCATGCGGCGGGACGTGATGGAGCTGGTGCTGGCGACGGAGCGCCTCGGCAAGGTGGTGTACATCATCGCCAACAACAAGGCGGAAGGTTGCAGCCCGCTGACGCTGCGCGCCCTGGCAGAAGAGCTCGTGCGGCGCGCCATCGCGCGT